The following are from one region of the Chromatiales bacterium genome:
- a CDS encoding peptidylprolyl isomerase gives MKRTTVIAGAAALLLLAGCNDDKKSAAAPAGDAAPASLMPTKAADAGAQPDAAAKPAADAVALIDGEPVSALSFAIFVAEHGVNPSTLKENMQTYANTLRDFLTLEVLKRAALAENLELQPQVSGELEYARTKVLSSAALRAQIVRSLPDNDALKAEYDKDLAENKNMEYKARHILVEEEQTARDLITALDGGADFAELAKEKSTGPSGPRGGDLGWFSPKQMVAQFSEATAALEPGHYSKTPVQTRFGWHVILLEDRREGEPVPFDQFKQARIQDVQRKVASQYIESLLAKHEIRVPEAVGREAQGLGMAKQPAAAPEGAAAPAPAAGQ, from the coding sequence ATGAAACGTACGACTGTCATTGCCGGCGCCGCCGCGCTGCTGCTGCTCGCCGGATGCAATGACGACAAGAAGTCCGCCGCCGCACCGGCCGGTGATGCCGCTCCCGCGAGTCTGATGCCGACGAAGGCCGCCGATGCCGGTGCGCAGCCGGATGCCGCCGCGAAACCGGCCGCCGACGCGGTCGCGCTGATCGACGGCGAACCCGTCAGCGCGCTGAGCTTTGCGATTTTCGTCGCCGAACATGGCGTCAACCCGTCGACGCTGAAAGAGAACATGCAGACCTACGCGAACACGCTGCGCGACTTCCTCACGCTCGAGGTGCTCAAGCGCGCGGCGCTCGCAGAGAACCTCGAACTGCAACCGCAGGTCAGTGGGGAACTCGAATACGCTCGCACCAAGGTGCTCAGCTCCGCCGCGCTGCGTGCCCAGATCGTCCGCTCGCTGCCGGACAACGATGCGCTGAAGGCCGAGTACGACAAGGACCTCGCCGAGAACAAGAACATGGAATACAAGGCGCGCCACATCCTCGTCGAGGAAGAGCAGACCGCCCGCGACCTCATCACGGCCCTTGATGGCGGTGCGGACTTTGCCGAACTTGCGAAAGAAAAGTCGACCGGACCGTCCGGTCCGCGCGGCGGCGACCTCGGCTGGTTCTCACCGAAGCAGATGGTCGCGCAGTTTTCGGAGGCCACCGCGGCGCTGGAGCCCGGTCATTACAGCAAGACCCCGGTGCAGACCCGTTTCGGCTGGCATGTGATCCTGCTCGAAGACCGCCGCGAAGGCGAGCCGGTGCCGTTTGACCAGTTCAAGCAGGCCCGCATCCAGGACGTGCAGCGCAAGGTCGCCTCGCAGTACATCGAGAGCCTGCTGGCGAAGCACGAGATTCGCGTGCCTGAAGCGGTCGGTCGTGAAGCGCAGGGCCTCGGCATGGCCAAGCAGCCCGCCGCGGCCCCCGAAGGCGCCGCCGCACCTGCGCCTGCTGCGGGTCAATAA
- a CDS encoding BolA family transcriptional regulator, which translates to MIRERLSAGLDVLSLDIVDESHKHAGHRGAIESGGGHFRVRVVARDFAGRTPIQRHRLVYAALGDAMQTDIHALSIQAFAPDEPTSPET; encoded by the coding sequence ATGATTCGCGAACGCCTGTCGGCCGGACTCGACGTGCTGTCCCTGGACATCGTCGACGAAAGCCACAAGCACGCCGGGCATCGCGGCGCGATCGAAAGCGGTGGCGGCCATTTCCGCGTGCGTGTCGTCGCGCGCGATTTTGCCGGCCGCACGCCGATTCAGCGTCACCGGCTTGTGTATGCCGCACTCGGCGACGCCATGCAAACCGACATTCACGCACTGAGCATCCAGGCGTTCGCGCCGGATGAACCCACAAGCCCCGAAACCTGA
- a CDS encoding YciI family protein translates to MLYAIIAEDAPGTLEQRLAARPDHVARLLKLRDEGRLVLAGPHPAIDAEDPGPEGFTGSLIVAEFDSLEAARQWASDDPYRAAGVYDTVRVKPYRKVLP, encoded by the coding sequence ATGCTCTACGCGATCATCGCCGAAGACGCCCCCGGCACGCTCGAACAGCGGCTTGCGGCCCGCCCCGATCACGTGGCGCGTCTGCTGAAGCTGCGCGACGAGGGCCGCTTGGTGCTGGCCGGTCCGCATCCGGCGATTGATGCCGAGGACCCGGGGCCCGAAGGCTTTACCGGCAGCCTGATCGTCGCGGAATTCGACAGCCTCGAAGCGGCCCGGCAGTGGGCCAGCGACGATCCCTACCGCGCCGCCGGCGTCTACGACACGGTGCGCGTGAAGCCCTATCGCAAGGTGCTGCCCTGA
- a CDS encoding septation protein A, with translation MKLLFDFFPILLFFVAYSVWGIFTATAVAIVAGVAQVLYMWLRHKRVENMHVITLVLIVVLGGATLILRDPKFIMWKVTAVNWAFALAFLASPLIGGRPLIQRMMAQAVELPDAIWKRLNLLWAGFFGLVGLVNIYFARDALAARDVLLGASTLDPKVELKEVDCVTQVAEQALGLCQAAQGSEEIWVQFKLFGVLGMTVVFVIAQAFWLAKHLPPADGGTTDEA, from the coding sequence ATGAAGCTCTTATTTGATTTTTTTCCGATCCTGCTGTTTTTCGTCGCCTACAGCGTATGGGGCATATTCACCGCAACCGCGGTGGCCATCGTCGCCGGCGTGGCGCAGGTGCTCTACATGTGGCTGCGGCACAAGCGCGTCGAGAACATGCATGTCATCACGCTCGTGCTGATCGTCGTGCTCGGCGGCGCCACGCTGATCCTGCGCGACCCGAAGTTCATCATGTGGAAGGTCACGGCGGTGAACTGGGCATTCGCGCTGGCGTTTCTCGCCAGCCCGCTGATCGGCGGACGCCCGCTGATCCAGCGCATGATGGCCCAGGCCGTGGAACTGCCCGATGCGATCTGGAAGCGACTGAATCTGCTCTGGGCCGGCTTTTTTGGGCTGGTCGGGCTCGTGAACATCTATTTCGCGCGCGACGCACTGGCCGCCCGCGACGTGCTGCTCGGTGCGTCGACGCTCGACCCGAAGGTCGAACTCAAGGAAGTCGACTGCGTCACCCAGGTCGCCGAGCAGGCCCTGGGCCTTTGTCAGGCGGCACAGGGCAGCGAAGAGATCTGGGTGCAGTTCAAGCTGTTCGGCGTGCTCGGGATGACCGTCGTGTTCGTCATCGCGCAGGCGTTCTGGCTTGCGAAACACCTGCCGCCCGCCGACGGCGGCACGACCGACGAGGCCTGA
- a CDS encoding PHP domain-containing protein gives MNFDLHSHSRFSDGTLAPADLVAQARVAGVDVLALTDHDTTDGLAEARAASRLHGIELVAGVEISVEWRGRTVHVVGLGIDAAHPAMVAGLAFQAGRRAARAIAIGERLERSGIGGAYADAAAIASDSGVSRTHFARVLVGRGVVPDARRAFTRYLREGKPGWVRAGWATLEQAVGWIRTAGGVAVIAHPARYDLTHARLNELCEEFEAAGGEAIEVVCGSHGPEDVRRISVLARTRGLYASAGSDFHGPGQGYRELGRLDPLPPGLDPVWLAPPLAAHLQAA, from the coding sequence ATGAACTTCGATCTGCACAGTCACAGCCGGTTTTCCGACGGCACGCTCGCACCGGCGGACCTCGTCGCGCAGGCGCGCGTGGCCGGTGTCGACGTGCTGGCGCTGACCGATCACGATACGACCGACGGCCTCGCCGAGGCCCGTGCGGCCAGCCGCCTCCACGGGATCGAGCTGGTCGCCGGGGTGGAAATCTCCGTCGAGTGGCGCGGGCGGACCGTGCATGTCGTGGGGCTCGGCATCGACGCGGCGCATCCGGCAATGGTGGCGGGCCTGGCCTTCCAGGCCGGCCGCCGCGCCGCACGCGCCATTGCGATCGGCGAGCGGCTGGAGCGTTCCGGGATCGGGGGTGCCTATGCCGATGCGGCCGCAATCGCCTCTGACAGCGGCGTTTCGCGCACGCACTTCGCGCGGGTGCTGGTCGGGCGGGGTGTCGTGCCCGACGCCCGTCGCGCATTCACCCGCTACCTGCGCGAGGGTAAGCCCGGCTGGGTGCGGGCGGGCTGGGCAACGCTCGAGCAGGCGGTCGGCTGGATTCGCACCGCCGGCGGGGTTGCGGTCATCGCTCATCCGGCCCGCTACGATCTGACCCATGCGCGCCTCAACGAACTGTGCGAGGAATTTGAGGCCGCCGGCGGCGAGGCCATCGAAGTGGTCTGCGGCAGCCACGGGCCGGAAGACGTGCGGCGCATCAGCGTTCTGGCGCGCACGCGCGGGCTCTACGCCTCGGCCGGGTCGGATTTTCACGGACCGGGTCAGGGTTACCGCGAACTCGGCCGCCTCGATCCGTTGCCGCCCGGTCTCGACCCGGTCTGGCTCGCGCCGCCGCTCGCGGCCCATTTGCAGGCTGCCTGA